The following is a genomic window from Theobroma cacao cultivar B97-61/B2 chromosome 10, Criollo_cocoa_genome_V2, whole genome shotgun sequence.
CATATGGCTCCTGGCTAGTCACAAAGAAAGTATCAAATGCAAATACTTGATCCTTAAGAATGTCAATTGTTTCCTTTGGTATCCTCATTGTTTCATCCAGTTGCTGCGGCTGTTGAGGAAACATAGGAAGATGAAAAAGAGGAAACAGCGAAAGAAGATCTCTCTTGTAAATTCCAGTACAGGAAGTAATACAGCATCATGATCACCTTCACACCTGGCAGAGGTGATCCACTAGTAACTTCAACATCGCCATCCTCCTGTAATAAGGTTCAAGCAAGCTAATACCTAAGTCATTCCTCTTCAAATTAAAGCCAAAAAGCaaaccaaaatgaaaaagcaTGAGCCAAAGCTTAGAACATTCAACCTCTTCTGTTGTGAATTGACATTTTGTAGATTTGGAGGAAGAACTATGTAAAGTCCATTGATTATAAAGTATAAAGATGGCAGTTCAATGTAGGACTGATGCACTATAATAATTCACTTTGTAGGTATTAAATACCATGAAAAAGATAGAAGCTTATATATTACATGCAAGGGCCAATATTTTCATGTAGTGTAACATAATGCCATTGCTAGGTGTTGCCATAGTTAAATAACTCTCTAGCTTTCAATGGGACAAAAGCATATTCTGTCAAGATagagaaaggaaattataaaaaacacactctagttaagaatttaaggCAATGGATGTGAAACCTATCGAAAAGATCAGTTGCAAGATCTTCCTTTGAGAAGCAAGTAATCAAGGGGCAGGCCTATTGCCCTATTCTGTCACCATACAAGCATTATTACACAACAGAAATTAAAATACCTGGACACCACCTTGAGCTATAGTTTCTGcaccattattttttatttgctcTACATTCACGGGCTGAGGATCAATCTGGGAATCATTTCGCTCTGCAGAACCAGTAGTATCTGGATTTTCTCCACCTTCattctcttctttctcctACAAAACATCCAACATGTTACATCAAGAACGCTTTCTTTCCCTCCGAAAACATAAATCATCACATGTTGAGGATGTGTTCATAATTCATTCATACAAAGACCTATGCTTTAATGCGCCGTTCATAACTTCTTGGACAGATTCATCAGTGAAAATGCAATAATTCacttaattcatcataaacattgaaatactctgtattttttctttttaagcaaaaataattacaattcCATAATAAAacagcaaaaaaataaaaaaaattaaggaaaaaaaagagtaaatttAGTGATGAAGTAATCACCTTCTCATTGTTACTATCTGATTCAGTTTCTGTCTCTGTTACTCTACAAACAATCTCTCTTCGCCTGCAAAATctataaaaggaaattaattcattttcattcctCTCCAGAAtctaaagaacaaaaacaaaaagaaagaaaacaaaagttaCCTTGAGAGCTGAGAAAACTTCAAGTTCCTTAAACGACACCGTTTGGACTTAGCAAGACTTGGAGAAGCTAACAATGGCTGAAACCGAAGATCACAGCAAGAGCTACACTGCGATAACACACCAAAGTTCCCGCGAAAACTTACTGCgaaattcatttctttttcctttttctctctctctctttaatcGAAATCCGAAGCTCTCGAAAAAAGCTTTCTTAATTCAAACGAAGCTCCAATCCCAttggaagaaaattcaaattttcttttggtttccTCGGAAGTCTTATCCGTTTCGGTTCGTTGCTTTGAAGGAGAGAACCCGCGAGAACGATATTTTTTATGGGAGATCCGAATGTTGAAAGGCAAACCCAGTTGGGCCAATAAAAAATGGACACGTACACAGAGTGGCTAATCTTAGATATTtcaagaattaaaatattttccattattgttctttttttttcttgcataattatacaattaaatattcaatatattgtcaaagattttaaacacgtcttatttcaatattaaatttaattttctaatccgtattttagaaaaaaaaattcgaaattataaattatctcGTGATTTTTGTACaaattatcaataaaaaatttaaaataaaaggagTAATTTTATCTCCTAATATTTATGATGtatgtaaattattattgaGTCCtatctataatatatttataatgaaCATAATATTCGATCTTATacaatatttaatataatcattaaaagattttaaacacgATCTTATCTcaattaaatttcattatcTAATTCgtattttaagtaaaaaattcaaaattataaaattatttcataattttctcaCAAATCACGTACTAGGAAAAAGTTAAGATAAAAGGTACGATTTTGTTTTCTCGTGTTCTCAATATATagaaattattattgtatttaatgcactattttcaaaaattcaaaaaaaacaatacaataattacaaatttctttctttaaatatGGTCTTAACAaacattttttgttattattactatacagtttaaatttgaaatcatCCAACATCTAAACTAGGGATGGCAATGGGAATACCCTCGACTATTCGATCCTATATAGGGGTATTTTATATTTGGGTTTAAAACGGATTAGGGTAGCAAGTTTCATCTAAACTCGAGATTATCATTACACCCTTGCCATTTTGAGCCAGAAAAATTATTGCTTTGCTCTTCAAATTTTGAGAATCAGCAAGGAAAAAGAAGCGATCATCCAAGTATTTTTATGACATCAAAGCCAATGAACCGAAAAATGGAATTGGATTTCATCTGATTGTTGACAAGATTACATTCGATATACATCATGAATGAATATTCTTCCATTGGGAATTTCCATAAGCAGAGTTTTAAGCCAAATCCCAGTAAATATATACCTATTTTGCTAGAGAATTTACAGCTGAAAAGAGTTCAGATATCCTCAGGTTTTACATTCCACCTttgctttctctctctctgtccCCTGAGACTTAAAAGCAAGTTTTCCATTTCTTCAGCTAATGGCCCTGGTGTTAGCTCCACAAGATCCTCCTCATCATCACTGCAGATCCAGCCATAGTAAGGCCTGCGTTGCCTAGTTGAATTGCTCTCTGGCATTGGTGGGGTATGAGTAAGAGATGGAGTAGAGTGGCTAGTGCTCCCAGGATGCTGAATAGGATCTCTCTCGGGGCCTCCGGCTTCGACTGATCGGAGACGTTTACCAACATGAAAACAAGGGTATTTACAGtgtgaagaaaatgaaattcatTGGTAAGTTCAGATGCAATTCTGCATATTGGAACAAGTTGCATGATTGTTTAATGTGTCAATCGTAACATGCCCTGTGTTCAAACATTGGCAAGTTGAATATAAAAAGGTAGAGAAGTGTTTTTTTCCCaagtttttcattcatttattaGGTCCGATATGAAATGCATCTCTATGTTTCTCAAATTTATAAGTTACAAACTGCTACTTGATTCAATcgattcaaaaaaaattgaccaaaACCTGTAATTTTCAATGGGAAAAATGGGAAGACTGGTTACCAGATTCATTTGACAGGTTTGCAGTGCCCAAAGCCTCATTAGTCTCTGATGCAGGGTCCAAGCCATTGCTGATCTGCAATGCGGTGTTGGGAGGATTCACATCAGAGCATGCAAGTGCAAGAGTCCAACCACAAGTCTCTGATGCAGGGTCCAAGTCATTGCCGATCTGCAATGCGGTGTTGGGACGGTTTACATCAGAGCATGCAAGTGCAAGAGTCCCGCCAGAAGTCTCTGATGCAGGGTCCAAGTCATTGCTGATCTGCAATGCGGTGTTGGGAGGGTTCACATCAGAGCATGCGAGTGCAAGAGTCCCACCAGAAGTCTCAGCAGCTGGTTCCTTGGAATGACTTGTTTCTCCTCCGTTGTCCTTCAAAACAGGATTGAAACaaataaatgttgaaaatagtCAATGAAACTAACAATATGCTTGCTGGCAATGTTAGCATGTGTTCTGTAATCTGTATAACCAGTAGCCACCTCCCCTCCAAAAGGGAGGCCCCAAGCTCAAAACCTCCAAAATGATGGAAAAGGGTAAATCGCTGATCAGTTCAATGAAGCCATATGATCATAAGAAACTcccaaagaagaaaacaattaaGCAATCCAGAAAGCAGCACAAACAATTCATGAGTAACAGATAGGAAGGAGCATATCAGCCAAGaaagattggaagaaaaatcaGGTGATGGGGGAAGACAACAAACATGAGGACCAGACATCTAACTCCTCAAAACACCATGAATCGTAAGAATTTCAGCTTTTCGCAAAAAGAGTTACAAAAGCAAGCTTTATAAGAAGCAGAAAACGAATAAAGCTTTTACCTTTTCAAGTATAGCTTCTATCAGAACCTTGTAAGCAGCATCCTCAATGAAGGGCCACCCTTCTTCCCCATACACCTAAATCACAAACAAACGCACAAAAGTTCCCTTCTTTTTAGCTTGTTTCCTTAATCAGAAAACAGAAACTCAAAACTTCtaaagcaatttttttttctttaagatAAGGAAAGGAAACCCACGTTTAGGAGTTCCTTGATGGTTTTGACAACCAAGTTGTTAGGGAATCCAAATGGCTTCATTGCATCAGTGGCTGCAGCCATTCTTGTATTAGACCTCTG
Proteins encoded in this region:
- the LOC18585912 gene encoding uncharacterized protein LOC18585912, which encodes MAPRGRSRKRSNTRMAAATDAMKPFGFPNNLVVKTIKELLNVYGEEGWPFIEDAAYKVLIEAILEKDNGGETSHSKEPAAETSGGTLALACSDVNPPNTALQISNDLDPASETSGGTLALACSDVNRPNTALQIGNDLDPASETCGWTLALACSDVNPPNTALQISNGLDPASETNEALGTANLSNESVEAGGPERDPIQHPGSTSHSTPSLTHTPPMPESNSTRQRRPYYGWICSDDEEDLVELTPGPLAEEMENLLLSLRGQRERKQRWNVKPEDI